One region of Leptospira fainei serovar Hurstbridge str. BUT 6 genomic DNA includes:
- a CDS encoding RelA/SpoT family protein — MGFVKAPATKEMLLEGVRDRLGPESLDLVEKAYKISEDAHQGQFRLSGEPYIVHPLQVGYILYELGLDEKVISAGILHDVIEDTKYTRENMVSDFGTEITQLVEGVTKISEIKSQSRETEAAENIRKIIIATIQDIRVILIKLADKTHNMRTLSFQPPEKQRRIANETLSLYAPIAGRLGIYKVKSELEDLAFQVIYPEEYQDIKKRINVKKSEREEYIDKLQIILKQRLAEININAQVDGRAKHFFSIYRKMKTKEKTFDEIFDLRAIRIITDEIKDCYGVLGIVHTLWTPVPGRFKDYIATPKTNMYQSLHTTVIGPDGKPLEVQIRTAEMNAIAEFGIAAHWVYKEGKTHANERHLTVKWLEVLQSWQDSALDPKEFLEELKYDLHEDEVFVFTPKGEIIQLPKGATVLDFAFRIHTDVGLHCKGAKINNRMIPLRTELRSGDQVEVVVDKRSKPSPIWLRIVRTTSARQKLRAYFRKLREESRKDLEHGAESAAELTLNAEVLEELKRKPSHDKNQKHGHVGEGRVLVAGLRDIPVRLSGCCSPLPGDQIIGFVTRGRGVSVHKKNCSVALKQRDEEQLRIISVDWDYGQTEPVPVRVEVKARDRQGIYLEMVKSISGTQTNILEAGASTVQKDTLMARFMIEVEHLDQLKEILGNLKRIPDVVFAHRVK; from the coding sequence ATGGGATTTGTGAAAGCTCCCGCAACTAAGGAAATGCTTTTAGAAGGAGTCCGAGATCGTCTGGGACCGGAATCTCTAGATCTCGTTGAAAAAGCGTATAAGATTTCGGAAGATGCGCACCAGGGACAATTTCGTCTATCCGGAGAACCTTATATAGTTCATCCGTTGCAGGTCGGCTACATTCTTTACGAGCTCGGATTGGACGAAAAGGTCATTTCTGCCGGAATCCTCCACGACGTCATAGAAGATACGAAATATACCCGAGAAAATATGGTTTCGGACTTTGGTACTGAAATCACTCAGCTTGTGGAAGGCGTTACGAAAATTTCGGAGATCAAAAGCCAATCTCGAGAAACTGAAGCCGCCGAAAATATCCGCAAAATCATAATCGCAACGATTCAAGATATTCGAGTGATCCTGATCAAGCTCGCGGATAAAACTCATAATATGAGGACGCTTTCCTTTCAGCCGCCCGAAAAACAACGCAGGATCGCTAATGAAACACTTTCACTGTACGCACCTATCGCGGGAAGATTAGGTATTTATAAAGTTAAGTCGGAACTGGAAGACCTCGCTTTTCAGGTCATTTATCCCGAAGAATATCAGGATATAAAAAAAAGAATCAACGTAAAGAAATCCGAACGAGAAGAATATATCGATAAACTTCAAATTATTCTAAAGCAACGTTTGGCGGAAATAAACATAAACGCTCAAGTCGACGGAAGGGCGAAACATTTCTTTTCTATTTATCGTAAAATGAAGACGAAGGAAAAAACCTTCGATGAAATCTTCGATTTGAGAGCGATTAGGATCATCACCGATGAAATCAAGGATTGCTACGGAGTTTTAGGAATCGTACACACTCTTTGGACTCCGGTTCCGGGAAGGTTCAAGGACTATATAGCGACTCCTAAGACGAACATGTATCAATCCCTGCATACCACCGTTATCGGTCCCGACGGTAAACCTCTCGAAGTTCAAATTCGAACGGCGGAGATGAACGCAATCGCCGAATTCGGAATCGCGGCTCATTGGGTTTATAAAGAAGGGAAGACTCACGCTAATGAACGGCATCTTACCGTCAAATGGTTGGAGGTCCTTCAATCTTGGCAGGATTCCGCATTAGATCCGAAAGAATTCCTGGAGGAGCTAAAATATGATCTTCATGAGGATGAAGTTTTCGTTTTCACTCCGAAAGGCGAGATCATTCAGCTTCCGAAGGGCGCGACGGTGCTGGACTTCGCATTTAGAATCCACACTGACGTAGGCCTTCATTGCAAGGGAGCTAAAATAAACAACAGGATGATTCCCCTACGAACCGAGCTGCGCAGCGGAGACCAAGTGGAAGTTGTCGTTGATAAGCGATCGAAACCTTCTCCTATCTGGCTCCGAATCGTTAGAACCACTTCCGCCCGACAAAAACTCCGGGCCTATTTCCGTAAGCTTCGCGAGGAGAGTCGCAAAGATTTGGAACATGGAGCCGAGTCAGCCGCAGAGTTAACCCTCAATGCCGAAGTCCTAGAAGAACTGAAGAGAAAACCTTCGCACGATAAGAACCAAAAGCATGGTCATGTAGGCGAAGGCCGGGTTCTGGTCGCAGGATTAAGGGATATTCCGGTCCGTCTTTCCGGTTGCTGTTCTCCTCTTCCCGGCGATCAAATCATCGGGTTTGTTACGAGAGGCCGCGGCGTTTCAGTCCACAAGAAAAACTGCAGTGTGGCCTTGAAGCAAAGGGACGAAGAGCAGCTTAGAATCATATCCGTCGATTGGGACTATGGACAGACCGAACCGGTTCCGGTGAGAGTCGAAGTTAAAGCGCGGGACCGTCAGGGGATCTACTTGGAAATGGTGAAAAGTATTTCGGGAACCCAGACGAATATTTTGGAAGCAGGGGCTTCTACCGTTCAGAAAGACACGTTAATGGCGCGATTTATGATCGAAGTCGAGCATCTGGATCAGTTAAAGGAGATTCTTGGAAATCTTAAGCGGATACCGGACGTAGTGTTTGCTCATCGCGTAAAATAA
- the nadC gene encoding carboxylating nicotinate-nucleotide diphosphorylase, which produces MKRAYTKPISEVVSEDYFPLVKMAWEEDCPDEDITSVSLFQPDQKAFANLNAREEGVLCGSGVLEALNRLSGESLGSKFFFKDGDRFRKGDTIAELNGSLILLLRVERILLNFLQYLSGISSETRKVVDRYGSNGLMILDTRKTLPGYRKLAKYAVYCGGGSNHRLDLSEMAMIKDNHLALFEHASIPVKRIRDRYPGRLVELEIDSLSQLEDALQANPDVLLLDNFNLEDTKTALEIVKRANASISIECSGGITPEKLEALSKFSGVGVSMGYLTHTTRFLDLGLDIRMDY; this is translated from the coding sequence GTGAAAAGGGCTTACACTAAGCCTATTTCCGAAGTTGTTTCGGAGGATTACTTTCCTTTGGTCAAAATGGCTTGGGAGGAAGATTGTCCTGACGAAGATATTACCTCGGTTTCCCTTTTTCAGCCCGATCAAAAAGCATTCGCTAATTTGAATGCTCGCGAAGAAGGCGTCTTATGCGGGAGTGGTGTGCTCGAAGCGCTGAATCGACTCTCCGGTGAAAGTCTGGGATCCAAATTTTTCTTTAAAGACGGGGACCGTTTTCGGAAAGGAGATACAATCGCCGAACTTAACGGAAGTTTAATCTTATTATTACGAGTGGAACGAATTCTCCTAAATTTTTTGCAGTATTTATCCGGAATATCCTCGGAAACGAGGAAGGTCGTTGATCGTTATGGATCGAATGGTTTGATGATTTTGGACACCAGAAAGACCCTACCCGGATATAGGAAGCTTGCGAAGTATGCGGTTTATTGCGGAGGGGGATCGAATCATAGACTCGATCTATCGGAAATGGCAATGATCAAGGACAATCATCTTGCACTATTCGAACACGCATCTATTCCGGTAAAAAGAATCAGAGATAGATACCCCGGTAGACTCGTAGAACTGGAGATCGATTCACTCTCTCAATTGGAAGACGCTTTACAAGCTAACCCCGACGTGCTCCTGCTTGATAATTTCAATCTGGAAGACACTAAAACTGCGCTTGAAATAGTAAAAAGAGCGAATGCCTCGATAAGCATAGAATGTTCGGGTGGAATCACTCCGGAAAAGCTGGAAGCCTTATCAAAATTTTCAGGTGTCGGAGTCAGCATGGGATACTTAACCCACACCACGCGTTTTCTCGACCTCGGCTTAGATATACGGATGGATTATTGA